Part of the Asterias rubens chromosome 20, eAstRub1.3, whole genome shotgun sequence genome, aaCAGAAAGACAAATATCTTAGAGAACATACTTTGAAGTGACATTGACATGTGTCAAAAACTCTTGAGCTTTGGGTTTTCTGCTGAACTTATCGTATATCACCTTTGAGTGAAGACATTGTTGGATTCAGTTTATCCACCAAAGCCAATGAAAAGGTTGacttgatttttaaaaaggacTTCTTCAGGATTTCAACATGGTTTCTCAGAATACAAGAATAAAATCCATGCTGTGATATTAAAGGAATAGTGGTGTCTGTTTTTCTGCAAGGAAAAGTTACTTTTTAGTTGTTATAAAGGGGAAAACCCAAAGCAAATACCATGTTATTATTTGAAGAAGTCCACTTATGTTTATTCTTATAATTGTGTAGATATTTATACGTGTGAAGTCTGACCACCAGAGATTTAATATGATTGATCTTGGAGTAAATTACAATGAAATGTATTACCAGTCAATGGAAGACATGTTGCGAGCCTAATTTTTGAATTGAGAGTTTGTTGAACTTCGAGATCATATCTTGACTTATTAGGTAACTCTGTGTGTGTATCTTTTGTGGTTCAGACTTAACATTTATCCGTCTTCTGTTTTGTATGCACTTGAGTTTGTGGTTctcagtgaaaaaaaaagtccTTTTGTTTGATCCTTTTAGTGTAATTCGGTTGTTTATTATGGgatgatttttaaaaggttgTGAATGGTTTAAAGTTAATAAAATGAGCATTCCTTATGCAGTAAATTTGCCAAaggttttttaaatgtaatttattgACAGACGTGAATCTGTAATAAGTGTTTCTGATGTGTATAAAAAAGTGCCTAGTATGTTTTGAAACAACTTTTCTAATGATGATCTTATTTAAACTAAAATAGTCACTTGAAGAAAATTTTCCAGAAATTTAAACGGTTGTTATAGTTAAATTTATCCTTTGAAGAAATTTTTAAATTCCTTAAACTGGGCCGTGCTTTCTAAGTGCCCTTGTAACAAAGTGTTTAAGTaagttttgttaaaacattttgataaagGTTTTGACATTTTTGATAAAGGTGCAAACATTTTATTGTGTAAAGCTAAACagatttttttacaagaaaagtTGGAAAAGAAACAGACTGGCTTTCTGATTTTTCTAGATGTCTGTCCATGTGTGTGTTTGgttgttgagaaacatttcccCTATGCATGTATAAATGGTACCTCTCGTAAAACCATGGGTTATgctttttgtgggggggggggcgtgtcCAGAGAATAATGATACAACTTAAAAAATTGATACTTTCTTTGAAGAAACTAGTCGGCAAGGGTCATTTCAACCGATACCAAATCGGTACCACATAATATGcaaattccttaaaaaaaaaaaacttcgatcaaagttttatgaaaacaaatacattgtgGGTAACGTTCAAAGAAAGAGCTTGACCTTGAACCCATGAATGAATGGATTACGGAACGTGTCTCGTCTATGGCATGCAGAAGTTGAATAAATTCACATGGGTTTATATTTATGGCGATTGGTGAGAGGGCAGTAAATTTTTAGTCAGAAACTCTAAACTAAGAGAAACCgtccttttggttttactcgtaatacaatacattgtacatttatattgcgcataATGCAGGATCCTCTAACACATAACATAGTAAACAATGACATGAAATATATGAAGCAAAACCACATACATGTGTTGTAACTACAAAAATAAAGATTCAAATAAATGAGTCTTTAAAACTCCAAAGAAATGCTTATTTAAAAGTCCCTTGAAAATCTGCTGAAGAGACTAGAGATTCAGTTTAGCGAATCTGAAGAGGTAAGTCGTTTCATAACAAAGGTGCAATAAAGTGGGGCATTGTTTGCCATTATACCAAAGAAAATCTGCAGGAAATCATAAAGAAAGAGGGAGAAAGAGAACCCAATTCTATAATCAAGTTTcgaaaaactttcttggtgataGTGTGATATTTAGAGAGTGCCAACAAAGTTTCTTTATGAAACACTTGCAAGACATTaacttttgaaattgtttgtgtcGGTGGTGTGTGACAACTTGACAAGGCATACAAACAACTCCACAAACCGTGGGCATGTTGACTGTCTGTTGTGTAAATTAGAGATGACTTTCTTGTTACGTCAAAACATGGGCTCAATTGTTGGCATGGGTTTAGGCTTTTGATGGAGTTCTTACTTACACATCTTCAATAGTTTGTTTAAGCATGGAGCTATGCATCGATCACCTTTTATGTTTCCTTCTGAATTTGTTGCTTTGGTGTGCCATACATGCACGACTCCCTTCCGGCCAGCCACACGGATATGCCAAAAAGCATCATGCATTCGTGTGCACGCTGTTCTGCGGCATGCGTCtgccacacacacacactaacGTACACACGACAATCGCGCCACCAAAGTAAACAACAAAGTTAGCAGTGCACCCTTGGACTCTATGCTTGGACTTCGCTGTTTACACATTCCTCCCTGTGTAAACACTCTTATTGGACACCTTCATAATAATCGACACGAACAATCTCTAACTCGTCAGTTAGAGTGGAGTAGAGAAGTAAGCTCTGGACAATCTTAGACTTTAGAGAAAGAACAAGAACTTGTTGACAAGATGAACGCCACAAGACCTTTACTTTCTGTCGCCGCTCTTCTAATCTTCAGTTACTTGTGTAAAACAAGTGGAACACTGTTATTCAAAGACACCCTTGCTGATCAGAACCAAGTATTATCTCCTATTGATACCCCACTCTATGCCACTAAGACTGGATATGAGCTGTCGGTAGAAACTTTTGGATCGAAAAGTGAACGTGAATTGAACTGGTTTGACCTCGCAAGGACCACCGGAGCAGTCGTACCAGAAGGCCTGGAAAATTGCGCACCTGACGGCGTCTATGTTGTCTACAGACACGGTACTCGCAATCCAGGTGATGGAGATGTGAGGGATGTGCACAGCATACTCGAAAGGCTTCAGAACACAGAAATCAACCCAGAATTCTACTATCTTCGTGAATATCCTAAACTACCTGTGGCAAATGCTTCACAGCTTGTGGAAGCTGGTTGGCGAGAATTGAAGATGCTCGCCCACCGACTCTCAACGAAACGTTTTCCAGAATTATTCCCCGACAAAGATTTCGATTTTTCGCGCTACTCTTTCCAGTCGACAAATAAGAGTCGGACAATCGACAGTGCTCGTGGTTTCCTTGAAGGTCTTGTCGGTGAAAATCAGACCTGCACACCGGAATATTCTAAGGACTCTTTCACAGTTGAGTGTTCTGAAAATGAAGGCCCAATCACTCCAACTTCAACCGTGATACCACACTCCCCAGTTGACAAAGATCCACTTCTGAGGTTTTATGATGTCTTGGAGACGTGCACTGAAGCAGTGAATGGGGGAAAAACAGATTTGGAGCAAGACACTTTCAGCGATGGTCCAGAGGTTGGAGAAGTTTGGACGAAGGTCAATCAGAAACTGGCTCCTCCAGGAGGGAAACCGTTTAATTTATCAAGAGGTGGTTGTTTTCACATTTAAGATTATCAAAACAAAGTatacaactttttaaattttagaagGTGACTAAACAAAGTTTAGAGGTAGAACTTTTTTGAAGTTGCCAAAGGAGAGGGGATGGAGGGGGTTAGTAGCATAGAATTGTATTCCTCTCCTCCGGAATTATACTAGATAGATGTGAATAATTTGGTAGGACTCAACGAGACCTTGATCAGTGGTGAAgtataaagccattggaccctttcggtacagaaaaaaaaaaaatcacagatttacaaataatttacagggtttacagaaggtaatggtgaaagacttctcggaaaagtttccgtatggcgccaccactttttcattcgatatgaaataatatagtatctaatttacctcaatgagatatcctttttttgtaaaaatgagtgaaaaagtggtggcgccatacagaaagttatccgacttctcttgaaatattagtccatgaaatgctttactttttgagaaaacggtaaaacaatataaattctcgttaacgagaattacggatttgttataaacacatgtcatgacacggcgaaacgcgcgaaaacaagagcgggttttcccgttattttatcccgactccgatgtccgattgagcctaaatttccacaggagtgttattttatatataagttgtgatacacgaagtgtgggacttggacaatactgtttaccgaaagtgtataatggctttaagtggtgGTGGAACTTgtgattttaaattaaaaagaaaatttgagTGTTAATTTTTGTTGAGGTCTCATCATTAATTCAAAGGCAACTAGGTCTAGGTCGTGATGATTTCTCAGAGGCAAAACAATTTGCTGGTATGGATTTGTACAAATACTGGTAGACCTATAAGCTGAGAAAATCATCTGAAACTGGAAACCAAttaaaaagtaatttgtttAGTTTAATAATTGCCTATAGACATCACCCTGTTTAATGAGGTGTGACATTGTTTATGATCATCTCAATGGATAATGCAAATTATCTCGTGCTTGTAAAAATAACACATCTGAAAACCACTAgtcataaacaaaatacacaatgtatGTACCAAAACAATGCTCGTTTTAAAATTGCGGTCTTGCTTCATACCATCTACTAAGTTAAGTCAAATTTTAGGAAATTTGGTTTTCATTGAAATGGtgggaatggggggggggaggggtattAAAAGGAATTGTGTTTGCAGGAGTAGGCCTAAAGTTTGGTGGGAATGAAAATTCCAGTATCAATGTTAGTGAATTCATCTGAACTTCCCAGTAAAGTGACAACCACAAAAATGATGGAAGtgagttttgtttgttgtaacaTTTTGAAATTCTGTTCTTTGCAGCGGAGGTCATTTTGCTATCTGAGATGTGTGGTTTTGATCTAGCCATGCACAACGATTCCAACACATGGTGTAAGCTGTTTGAACAACAAGATCTTTATGCACCTGAGTACCATTCAGAGTTGAAGAATTACTGGAACAAGGCGTATGGGTTTTCAATCAACTACAGAATCAGCTGTGAGCTAGCCTTAGATGCTATCAACTACTTAGAGAAGAGAGTTACCATGCCAACCAGGTAAGAGAAACTACAGTTTGGGAGTAACTTGGCTGCCCCAACTGGTTTACTGGGGTACACtattgcaggcctgtatgcttcgtttttgaaagggcaagggcatcaaggcattttttctttggtaaagggcaccctatgaggaagttgtaaaattctactgagcatttcaagggcaccaaggcaatgaccgaaGGGCAAGGAGGCAATTGTCCTCATCGCCTCTGTGATTGGACCTTCATGGTCTCAGTCTTGGTCGCAACCGACTTGTCTCGGTTTGGTCTTGGTTCTCGGAGCTTCAGGTCTCAGTCTTGGTCTTATCTTGGACTATTGGATCTTGACTACTAGCCACACAGGTAGCCTCTATTTTTGCATAAAAGTTGTGATCCAGCCTCGGCATTCAGCTCATTTGGAATTGGCCTAAATGTTTACCATATCAAACTATAGTACTAACTAGTACAGATACTGGTACTACATTTAGAACCAGTATGTGTCGTACCTTTTTGTATATTGCTCCATGCTGGCACATGGTAAAGATGCCAGCCATCTGACTTGTGAATTTTTAATCGGGGAATTTCTGGCTCAGGATTTTCAAAGCAAAGCCTCTGGGTCGAAGGACTAATGttcaatttttcaatgattaatTACAAATAGAAACTGAAATAACAACCAAAGTTGACGTTCAAAGGTGAACAACATTTGTTGGTTGCCATAGGTGTgtgtgtacacatgtatgtgTGTACGAAGTGCACCTCATAAGTTTTTATAGCAGGTCAATTTCAGAAGCTGAGTGGTTATTGTATTCTTGAACTCCGAGAGAtccattgaaatgctccagtctATCTATGATAAAGATCAACACACACCCAAATCCACTTTATGATAACTAAACAGTCAAACTGTATATGTAAGAGTGCCTTTGAACcactttggttgattttggcgaTATATTaattccctctgattgattgaGTGATTGATCAAACATTTGGGCTGTATGTAGTATTAAAACCTTGATCTTGATAAAACTCTATGGCAACGGGTTTAGATCCCTTAAAAACATAGTTACGGTACAACAAAACCTAAAGATGGCACGGCCACACAATCTACCGACTGGCAAAGAAGACTCTTGAGAGCACTATTTTGcaaccccccttttttttgaGGGGTCGCCATTTGCAATATAACAAGAATCAATAAATTTGGAGGTGCACAAAAATTTCAAATAGTTTGTTGGTTTATAATTTATAGTCA contains:
- the LOC117304044 gene encoding multiple inositol polyphosphate phosphatase 1-like, which encodes MNATRPLLSVAALLIFSYLCKTSGTLLFKDTLADQNQVLSPIDTPLYATKTGYELSVETFGSKSERELNWFDLARTTGAVVPEGLENCAPDGVYVVYRHGTRNPGDGDVRDVHSILERLQNTEINPEFYYLREYPKLPVANASQLVEAGWRELKMLAHRLSTKRFPELFPDKDFDFSRYSFQSTNKSRTIDSARGFLEGLVGENQTCTPEYSKDSFTVECSENEGPITPTSTVIPHSPVDKDPLLRFYDVLETCTEAVNGGKTDLEQDTFSDGPEVGEVWTKVNQKLAPPGGKPFNLSRAEVILLSEMCGFDLAMHNDSNTWCKLFEQQDLYAPEYHSELKNYWNKAYGFSINYRISCELALDAINYLEKRVTMPTSTPLGNFKFGHSETIVPLVTLMGLFNDPIALLSSNFDEHINRVFRAGNMSPFAGNVAFALYRCNGSSDTVHRVQVLLNERPVKLDFCTGQFCSLEEFKGGIERAIGTCDFKEECAAALDDGQKNNGNINFSACLQFLLAYVALVGISVIRAS